Proteins from one Rhizoctonia solani chromosome 5, complete sequence genomic window:
- a CDS encoding methyltransferase domain protein, translating to MTGSAPKYTWLPSLYNQNAAFAYSEESTRPVFELLSPKPGERIVDGIVGKYGLVLGIDSSENMLEKAAANGVQNVLCCDIQKLVIPERLEGLLGTFDAVYTNATLHWCNQDPYGAVRAVKMLLKPGGRFVGELCGHGTGMGLRVVIANVLRGRGINTPNPWLLPKPEEYASILEAEGFKVEHISLNPRLVSLPGSMIDFFRAVYKVAFLKDMSDEEAENVMREISNMCEVDQKDQSGMWSYLYVPLRFQAIAPM from the exons ATGACTGGCTCCGCTCCTAAATATACATGGCTACCTTCCTTATATAACCAGAACGCCGCCTTTGCATACTCTGAAGAAAGTACAAGGCCTGTATTTGAGCTGCTCTCACCCAAACCCGGCGAACGTATTGTAGAC GGGATCGTTGGAAAATATGGGCTAGTTTTGGGAATAGATTCAAGTGAAAACATG CTTGAGAAAGCCGCAGCGAATGGTGTTCAAAATGTACTGTGTTGCGATATACAGAAGCTCGTGATTCCAGAAAGGCTGGAAGGCCTTTTGGGAACGTTTGATG CGGTATATACCAACGCCACACTTCACTGGTGCAACCAAGATCCCTATGGCGCTGTACGAGCTGTTAAAATGCTTCTGAAACCTGGGGGGCGTTTTGTGGGCGAGTTATGCGGACATGGCACCGGGATGG GTCTACGCGTTGTGATTGCAAACGTGTTGAGGGGCCGGGGTATCAATACCCCCAATCCATGGTTACTTCCCAAGCCTGAAGAATATGCAAGT ATCCTTGAAGCGGAGGGCTTCAAAGTCGAACACATATCTCTGAACCcccgtctggtttccctccCCGGGTCGATGATTGACTTTTTTCGTGCAGTCTATAAAGTCGCATTCCTCAAAGATATGTCAGACGAGGAAGCAGAAAATGTCATGCGAGAAATCAGCAACATGTGTGAGGTTGATCAAAAGGACCAGAGTGGGATGTGGTCCTATCTGTACGTTCCATTGAGATTCCAAGCTATTGCTCCAATGTGA
- a CDS encoding heat shock protein HSP20 family protein — protein sequence MSLTRSLLNDFRPLFRMIEDPFFSSPSVFPRYARSDAWQPFAALQRQAAVEVTEDGNDVVVHAEMPGVKKENLDVHLSNDGQSLTIEGHVHRISQASATPAADSANQTTTDNSASTAVAEGSSQDVVKSSDSSSALASTSGQSEFRSSFTRTLWLPEPVDGKRASAQLNDGILTLRIPKREHPAPEKIVIN from the exons ATGTCGCTTACTCGTAGCCTACTCAACGACTTCCGTCCCCTCTTCCGCATGATCGAAGACCCATTCTTCTCATCGCCCTCTGTATTTCCCCGCTACGCCCGTTCCGACGCCTGGCAGCCATTCGCTGCCCTTCAACGCCAGGCCGCCGTCGAAGTGACCGAGGATGGTAACGACGTCGTCGTTCATGCGGAGATGCCGGGAGTGAAGAAGGAGAACCTGGACGTGCACCTGTCGAACGACGGGCAGTCCTTGACCATTGAGGGACACGTCCACCGCATCTCCCAGGCGTCTGCTACTCCCGCCGCCGATTCCGCCAACCAGACCACGACCGACAACTCTGCTTCCACTGCCGTCGCCGAGGGCTCCTCACAAG ACGTAGTCAAGTCGTCGGACTCGAGCTCCGCCCTAGCGTCGACCTCGGGGCAGTCGGAGTTCCGGTCGTCGTTCACGCGCACGCTCTGGCTTCCTGAGCCGGTAGACGGCAAGCGGGCGTCTGCGCAGCTGAACGACGGGATCCTGACGCTGAGGATACCCAAGCGCGAACATCCTGCTCCCGAGAAAATCGTCATAAACTAA
- a CDS encoding mitochondrial carrier protein: protein MIESNITSKYTWSPALYNKSAPFVYSDKNTKPLFELLSARPGERIADMGCGTGELTLRLQKLVGEEGLILGVDASESMLKIAEENGIKNLLCCDIQMLEMPGKFEDLIGTFDAVFTNSTLQWCKQDPHGPVKSAKCLLKPGGRFVGEFPGYMTGIGTRCAFSQVLKKRGINPPDPWFLPQPAEYAKASILEAEGFEVEYITLDPRVCLLSGPMIDFLRAIYRIAFLKDMGDEEAEQILQEVADILSKKAQEGAQTIKSAVATPLVPDFSAKDYSTFFLAGALCCTITHGAMTPIDVVKTRIQVDPALAKHSLLSGGRKIVAAEGPRGLLTGFGPTAVGYLVQGGAKFAGYEFWKKKFVELAGSREEAVKHRTAIYLVGASVAEFFADILLTPLEATRIRLVSDRTYATGLVTGFTRMAREGGVAELYAGFLPILCKQIPYAIGQFTVNEWCHEVIFRSMSEDQKKSLSGPAKFSISLGSGVIAGFAAAILSHPADTLLSQINKGHGPKGSMASRLIALGKQAGFRGLFAGLGPRMIMTAGLVSGQFLIYGAIKDALNARPGVEIHKEEN from the exons ATGATCGAATCTAATATTACCTCAAAATACACATGGAGCCCTGCTCTTTATAACAAGAGTGCCCCTTTCGTATATTCTGACAAGAATACCAAGCCATTATTCGAGCTACTCTCTGCCCGGCCTGGTGAACGAATCGCCGATATGGGCTGTGGTACGGGCGAGCTGACCTTACGACTTCAGAAACTCGTAGGGGAGGAAGGGTTGATTCTGGGAGTGGACGCTAGCGAAAGCATG CTCAAGATAGCCGAAGAAAATGGAATCAAAAACCTCCTGTGCTGTGACATACAGATGCTTGAGATGCCCGGCAAATTCGAAGACTTGATAGGAACATTCGATG CGGTGTTCACAAATTCGACTCTTCAATGGTGCAAACAAGATCCACATGGCCCAGTAAAATCTGCCAAATGTCTCCTCAAGCCTGGTGGTAGATTCGTTGGGGAGTTCCCCGGGTACATGACTGGAATAG GTACGAGGTGCGCCTTTTCCCAGGTACTCAAGAAGAGGGGAATCAATCCTCCCGACCCATGGTTTCTTCCCCAACCTGCCGAGTACGCAAAGGCAAGT ATACTTGAGGCGGAAGGCTTCGAGGTCGAATATATCACATTGGATCCCCGCGTCTGCTTGCTCTCGGGGCCAATGATAGACTTTCTCCGAGCGATCTATCGGATTGCATTTCTCAAAGATATGGGAGATGAAGAAGCAGAGCAAATCCTTCAAGAAGTGGCTGATATCT TATCAAAAAAGGCCCAGGAAGGCGCTCAGACTATCAAGTCTGCAGTTGCGACTCCTCTGGTACCAGATTTCTCTGCTAAAGATTACTCAACTTTCTTCCTTGCTG GGGCACTATGCTGCACGATCACCCATGGAGCCATGACCC CCATCGATGTGGTAAAAACACGCATTCAAGTTGACCCTGCCCTAGCAAAACACTCGCTTCTGTCGGGTGGCCGCAAGATCGTTGCCGCGGAAGGGCCTCGTGGTCTTCTCACTGGATTTGGGCCTACGGCTGTAGGTTATTTGGTTCAAGGTGGTGCTAAATTTGCTGGATACGA GTtttggaagaagaaattcGTGGAACTTGCCGGCTCGCGTGAAGAAGCTGTCAAGCACCGGACTGCAATCTATCTCGTGGGCGCGAGTGTTGCTGA GTTCTTTGCCGATATTCTTTTGACGCCCTTGGAGGCCACTCGTATTCGACTGGTATCTGATAGGACGTACGCAACTGGGCTCGTGACGGGGTTTACACGAATGGCCAGGGAGGGAGGAGTGGCAGAACTCTATGCAGGGTTCCTACCAATTCTCTGCAA GCAAATTCCGTATGCCATTGGTCAATTCACA gtcaatgagtggtGCCACGAAGTTATCTTCCGTTCAATGTCAGAGGACCAGAAGAAGTCACTTTCCGGACCTGCCAAATTCTCTATTTCACTTGGTAGTGGCGTGATTGCAGGATTTGCAGCCGCTATTTTAAGTCAT CCGGCAGATACCCTTCTGAGCCAG ATCAACAAAGGACATGGACCCAAAGGATCGATGGCTTCTCGGCTCATTGCTCTTGGAAAGCAAGCTGGATTCCGCGGCTTGTTCGCAGGGCTTGGTCCTAGGATGATCATGACTGCCGGTTTAGTCAGTGGTCAATTCTTGATTTACGGGGCTATCAAAGATG CCCTTAATGCTCGCCCCGGGGTGGAGATTCATAAGGAAGAAAATTAA